In Metopolophium dirhodum isolate CAU chromosome 7, ASM1992520v1, whole genome shotgun sequence, one genomic interval encodes:
- the LOC132948973 gene encoding uncharacterized protein ZK1073.1 codes for MSFDDRRLSEARRGSISAYINKKKFLVKTERSGNVYVHVQGDLTQQDKRAIFLTVHDLGCNHISFENFVNQPCMSEIKDRSIFIHIDVPGHEDNADTLPDSFQFPSLQVLGEDLVAVLDTLHIRYVIGLGEGAGANAVARFGLAHPSRVLGLILINCTGSATSVKENFKSKFVNWKGKSTVSQSAMDYLIFHKFGHQLMNETNPDKELVINEFVKRLQGTINSKNLKQYVNAFLTRKDLMLKDYKQDILLVTGVLGSYANVVEKLHRDLNKHKATLLKIERAGDVLAEAPAKMAQSILLFCKGQGLLTSVTLPGIERQRTFSGSSSDGERPRRSLSRGMSMEDYDRPNIRRLSISVNENLPSPK; via the exons AAATTCCTCGTCAAGACAGAGAGAAGTGGCAATGTCTACGTTCACGTCCAg GGAGATCTTACCCAGCAGGACAAGAGAGCAATATTTCTCACTGTTCATGACCTGGGATGCAATC ACATATCGTTTGAGAACTTCGTCAACCAGCCATGTATGAGTGAAATTAAAGACCGatcaatatttattcatattgaCGTGCCTGGCCACGAGGATAACGCCGATACTCTACCCGACTC TTTTCAGTTTCCATCATTGCAAGTGCTAGGAGAAGATTTAGTGGCTGTTTTGGATACTTTGCACATTCGTTATGTTATTGGATTAGGAGAAGGAGCTGGTGCCAATGCAGTAGCAAGGTTTGGTTTGGCACATCCTTCACGAGTTTTGGGATTGATACTCATTAATTGTACTGGATCGGCTACATCGGTGAAGGAAAATTTCAAATCAAAA tttgtaaattgGAAAGGAAAATCAACTGTGAGTCAATCAGCGAtggattatttaattttccacaAATTTGGACAT CAACTTATGAATGAAACGAACCCGGACAAAGAGTTGGTCATCAATGAGTTTGTAAAACGTCTTCAAGGCACTATAAACTCAAAAAATCTCAAACAATACGTAAACGCATTTCTCAc ccgAAAGGATCTTATGCTTAAAGACTACAAACAAGACATATTATTGGTAACTGGCGTTTTGGGCTCTTACGCTAATGTTGTCGAGAAGTTACATCGCGATTTGAACAAACACAAGGCtacattattgaaaattgaaagagCTGGAGATGTTTTAGCAGAAGCA CCGGCAAAAATGGCACAAAGCATCCTGCTATTCTGCAAGGGGCAAGGCCTACTTACATCGGTCACGTTGCCAGGTATTGAGAGACAGCGCACATTCTCAGGCAGTTCATCGGATGGCGAGCGTCCTAGGCGCAGTTTGTCACGCGGTATGAGTATGGAAGACTACGATCGACCAAACATTCGGCGACTATCTATATCCGTCAACGAAAACCTCCCGTCTCCCAAATAA
- the LOC132948039 gene encoding U3 small nucleolar RNA-associated protein 14 homolog A: MVSSLAKNEDADEDMDDVSYEKHRKLLQTITSKTKRKIQPTTRNEPSLQVSEFHLSSGQQTTNVDDLTNALKKKAPQIRQKIQVAKSTKKLLQKPLDKVHADKIKRAVAYDNFKKHISRWSAVVEKNKSADQLRFPLRSSEVEVFDNRMVDFTHGFSHPTELQKKISAVLQSSKIVQQKQKDLKMSWIEKEKEKYPLTLKELLEKRKSMANFRAKESYRHAKAHRQNKIKSKKYHRLLRKEKTKEQIKEFEKLQDTDPVAALEKLNVIEKTRAEERASLRHKSTGQWARNHVVRAKYDKDSRIALAEQLRKSKELTQKVQPSLNETNDSDSSDEEQIEISEQVVDPDNPWLAERKEFKDFMVGYNNFVQNNCETKDIHDQYINNKLNYKNNKNEETKSESESKESNVNEVKHDKIAIPIDKTKKKKKNKVKNITVQDLSIFDEEESFVEVLKIVSPKKKKVHFSNDTIKSETKINEIDTNIKINSTALCNKKNNNINVINTVAGTWYVSSDNINDNILNKKKVHKDVENAFKTVETELKNKINEKLFNLNKTKVKQPFKTDIAKRRNEELKSDYLKMNNKRIKAEFNEPLYENNRTLDTNNTSNIENNLGSAIKIVEKPTKQVQNIDPTEFLQVTQISLETEEMAQVEDRLDDKEENEQEKLIAEAFADDDIINEFKEEKKKLEEQSKPKIESALPGWGSWAGPNIRKRTFKKRTNMGMFRTPAKPPRKDFNREKVIIHESADDSIKSHLVSELPYPFKGIEEYEDTIKAPVGRTWVPETVFQKLTAPPVVTQMGQIIDPIDENSVVKIKLND; encoded by the exons ATGGTTAGCTCACTAGCCAAAAATGAAGATGCAGATGAAGACATGGATGATGTTTCATATGAGAAGCATAGAAAATTGTTACAGACAATTACATCAAAGACTAAACGAaa aatcCAGCCAACTACTCGAAATGAACCAAGTTTACAAGTTTCTGAATTTCATTTGTCAAGTGGACAACAAACAACAAATGTTGATGATTTAacaaatgcattaaaaaaaaaagcaccaCAAATAAGACAAAAAATTCAAGTTgctaaatcaacaaaaaaactattgcaGAAACCATTGGATAAAGTTCACGCTGATAAA aTAAAAAGAGCAGTTGCTTatgataatttcaaaaaacaCATAAGCAGATGGTCTGCtgttgttgaaaaaaataagtctGCAGATCAGTTAAGATTTCCTTTAAGAAGTAGCGAAGTTGAAGTTTTTGATAATCGTATGGTTGATTTTACCCATGGTTTTTCTCACCCTacagaattacaaaaaaaaatctccgCTGTATTACAATCTAGTAAAATTgttcaacaaaaacaaaaagattta aaaatgtcttggatagaaaaagaaaaagaaaagtaTCCATTGACACTAAAAGAGTTATTAGAAAAACGTAAAAGTATGGCTAATTTTCGGGCTAAAGAATCATATAGACATGCTAAAGCTCatagacaaaataaaattaaaagcaaaaAATATCATAGATTATTAAGAAAGGAAAAGACAAAAGAGCAAAtcaaagaatttgaaaaattacaagATACAGATCCGGTTGCTGCATTAGAAAAACTAAATGTTATTGAAAAGACAAGAGCTGAAGAACGTGCTAGCTTAAGACATAAATCTACTGGACAGTGGGCACGGAACCATGTTGTACGGGCCAAATATGATAAAGAT agccgGATAGCTTTGGCAGAACAGTTACGAAAAAGTAAAGAGTTAACTCAAAAAGTACAACCATCATTGAACGAAACAAATGATTCTGATAGTTCTGATGAAGAACAAATTGAAATTTCTGAACAAGTGGTTGATCCTGATAATCCTTGGCTTGCCGAACGAAAGGAATTCAAAGATTTTATGGTTGGTTATaacaattttgttcaaaataattgtgaaaCAAAAGACATCCATGatcaatatataaacaataaattaaattacaaaaataacaaaaatgaagAAACTAAATCTGAATCTGAATCTAAAGAAAGTAATGTAAATGAGGTAAAACATGATAAAATAGCAATACCTATAGATAAAActaaaaagaagaagaaaaataaggttaaaaatattacagttcaagATCTTTCTATATTCGACGAGGAGGAGAGTTTTGTTGAAGTTCTAAAAATTGTTTCTcctaaaaaaaagaaagttcATTTTTCCAATGATACTATTAAGTCAgaaactaaaattaatgaaattgatacaaatattaaaattaactctACGGCTTTGtgcaataagaaaaataataatattaatgtaatcaatACAGTTGCTGGAACTTGGTATGTATCGTcagataatattaatgataatattttaaacaaaaaaaaagtacacaaaGATGTTGAAAACGCATTTAAAACTGTTGaaactgaattaaaaaataaaattaatgagaaaTTGTTTAATCTCAACAAAACTAAAGTTAAACAACCTTTCAAAACAGATATTGCTAAACGTAGAAATGAAGAATTAAAgagtgattatttaaaaatgaataataaacgtATTAAAGCTGAATTTAATGAacctttatatgaaaataatagaacattagatacaaataatacaagCAATATTGAAAACAACCTAGGATCTGCTATTAAAATCGTTGAAAAACCTACAAAACAAGTACAAAATATAGATCCTACAGAGTTTTTACAAGTGACTCAAATAAGTTTGGAAACCGAAGAAATGGCTCAGGTAGAAGATCGTTTAGATGATAAAGAAGAAAATGAACAAGAAAAGTTGATTGCAGAAGCTTTTGCTGATGATGATATCATTAATGAGTTcaa GGAGGAAAAGAAAAAGCTGGAAGAGCAATCAAAGCCAAAAATAGAATCAGCACTTCCCGGTTGGGGCAGTTGGGCTGGCCCTAACATCAGGAAACGAACATTTAAGAAAAGAACTAACATGGGGATGTTCAGAACTCCAGCTAAACCACCACGAAAAGACTTCAACCGAGAAAAAGTTATTATTCACGAGAGTGCCGATGATTCTATTAAATCACATTTa gtttcTGAATTGCCATATCCATTTAAAGGTATTGAAGAATATGAAGATACAATCAAAGCACCTGTAGGACGAACATGGGTACCCGAGACAGTTTTTCAAAAACTTACTGCTCCCCCAGTTGTTACTCAAATGGGTCAAATTATTGATCCAATTGATGAAAATTCTgttgtcaaaattaaattaaatgattaa
- the LOC132948297 gene encoding large ribosomal subunit protein mL46: MKTIHNMIKFTNFYSRMHSTTQVKWDIMAGLCLQRKPIITKALTDTEVNFQNILQEIEFEKSLKSDHELRHEKDVKRMEKLKNGKVIDFDDMDQASNQSAQDYVDKNKEELLNFKFANHSTEADTINDTKSLKRKLDDNLVLIVKQKLGHEDYWVLPQALWKDGETLRETSERILKESCGNNINVRFYGNAPCGFYKYKYPKQKREQSNVEGAKIFFFKAKLLDGNVEEKGIWTDYEWSTVQELNKRLIQPYMKNVKLFLSNYNVNT; encoded by the coding sequence atgaagacaattcataatatgattaAGTTCACAAACTTCTATAGCAGAATGCATTCAACAACGCAAGTGAAATGGGATATCATGGCTGGTTTATGCCTACAACGTAAACCAATTATAACTAAAGCATTAACTGATACAGaggtaaattttcaaaatattttacaagaaattgaatttgaaaagaGTCTGAAATCAGATCACGAGCTTAGACATGAAAAAGATGTTAAAagaatggaaaaattaaaaaatggcaaGGTTATTGATTTTGATGATATGGATCAAGCATCAAATCAATCGGCGCAAGACTATGTAGATAAGAACAAAGaagaacttttaaattttaaatttgctaaTCATTCAACTGAGGCAGACACAATAAATGATACTAAatcattaaaaagaaaattggaCGACAATTTGGTTTTAATTGTTAAACAAAAATTGGGCCATGAAGACTATTGGGTCTTACCACAAGCTTTGTGGAAAGATGGAGAAACATTAAGAGAAACATCCGAAAGAATATTAAAAGAATCAtgtggaaataatattaatgttagatTTTATGGCAACGCTCCATGTGGgttttataagtataagtatccAAAACAAAAACGAGAACAATCTAATGTAGAAggggcaaaaatattttttttcaaagcaaAACTTTTGGATGGAAACGTAGAAGAAAAGGGCATATGGACAGATTATGAATGGTCAACTGTTCAGGAACTCAACAAGAGACTTATTCAACCAtacatgaaaaatgttaaattattcttgtcaaattataatgtaaacacttaa
- the LOC132948041 gene encoding protein phosphatase 1 regulatory subunit 7-like: MDSIENKGANGNAGTSEVKKEEGNEGMDENGVKYIIYEENSVEIDENAEELDLNHQRLDKLENFEHMLSLRSLCLRWNHIKTIENIQMLVSLNELDLYDNQITKIENLSSLINLKVLDLSFNRIKEIEGLEHLINLEKLYLSSNRITKITNVNHLLNLQMLELGDNKIKTIENIECLTGLTELYFGKNKVDKIQNLDTLINLKILSLQNNSLTKIENLNKLISLDELYLSENGITVIENLEDNINLGTLDLSMNKISKIENITHLQKLTELWINDNQINDWNSVQILEHLKKLETIYLEHNPLIKDSAYRRKIKLIMPWIAQIDATLAR; the protein is encoded by the exons ATGGACTCAATTGAAAATAAAG GAGCTAATGGAAATGCAGGGACTTCAGAGGTTAAAAAAGAAGAAGGTAATGAAGGTATGGACGAAAAtggagtaaaatatataatatatgaagaaAATAGTGTGGAAATTGATGAAAATGctgaa GAGTTAGATTTAAATCATCAAAGACTGGATAAACTTGAAAACTTTGAACACATGCTCAGCCTTCGTTCTTTATGTCTTCGTTGGAACCATATAAAGACAATTGAAAACATTCAAATGCTTGTTTCGCTTAATGAACTTGATTTGTATGATaatcaaataactaaaattgaaaatctgTCCAGTCTTATAAACTTAAA agTGCTTGATTTATCGTTTAACCGtataaaagaaattgaaggtCTTGAACATTTGATCAATttagaaaaattgtatttatccaGTAATCGAATAACTAAAATTACTAATGTTAATCATTTGTTAAATCTACAAATGTTGGAATTGGGAGATAACAAAATTAAG acaattgaaaatatcgaATGTCTCACTGGTCTTACAGAATTATACtttggaaaaaataaagttgataaaatacaaaatttagacACATtgattaacttaaaaatattaagcttacaaaataatagtttgactaaaattgaaaatcttAACAAGTTGATATCACTGGATGAATTGTATCTATCTGAAAATGGAATCACAGTAATTGAGAATcttgaagataatattaatcttGGAACTCTAGATTTGTCTATGAATAAAATTTctaaaatcgaaaatataaCTCATTTACAAAAGTTAACAGAACTTTgg atcaATGACAACCAAATAAATGATTGGAATAGTGTTCAAATTTTGGAACATTTGAAGAAACTTGAAACAATATACTTGGAACATAATCCATTAATCAAAGACAGTGCTTATAgaaggaaaattaaattaattatgccGTGGATTGCTCAAATTGATGCTACATTGGCTCGATAA
- the LOC132948040 gene encoding 26S proteasome non-ATPase regulatory subunit 6 codes for MDIAEGVTPAYLKLAQIKFCLTLPQFKEDPDLISSLLAGIVQNNMAPYYKEVCTDLSWIFDQTLYDKMAANNAKRMAELEQEKNPTMVDDDDPVSGIWQAKLLYLCSIGDREEATKLAESKLEEKNVPKSQQIDTVFALFRVAYFHGCDIPAMKKAIDKATELIEGGSGGDWSARNKLKAYDGIWSLAIRDFNRAAKLFVDVVPTFESYELADFSTIIKYTVYSSMIAFPRYELKKTLMHHGVMAQALNSNSKELKDYFVSLYEGQYSKFLVYLARIEKNMKQDPLLHPHYKYYVQEMRLLAYKQILQAYRSLSLDYMAESFGVTKGFVEKEVARFAAAGRLTCKIDHVAGAVVTSSTSKNSLQLGAPESRLERGILYQTTVKKGDILLNRLKKLARVMDF; via the coding sequence ATGGACATAGCTGAAGGTGTTACGCCAGCGTATCTGAAATTGGCTCAGATAAAATTTTGCTTAACTCTCCCACAGTTTAAAGAAGATCCAGATTTAATTTCATCTTTATTAGCCGGTATAGTCCAAAATAATATGGCCCCCTACTACAAAGAAGTATGCACAGATTTGTCATGGATATTTGACCAAACTCTTTATGATAAAATGGCTGCTAATAATGCTAAGCGCATGGCAGAACTTGAACAAGAAAAAAATCCCACCATGGTAGATGATGATGACCCAGTATCTGGTATATGGCAAGCAAAGTTGCTTTATTTATGTTCCATCGGTGACCGCGAAGAAGCAACAAAACTGGCAGAGTCTAAACTAGAAGAGAAAAATGTACCTAAGTCACAGCAAATCGATACTGTGTTTGCTCTATTTAGAGTTGCATACTTTCACGGATGCGATATTCCGGCAATGAAAAAAGCAATAGACAAAGCCACGGAGTTAATTGAAGGAGGATCTGGTGGAGATTGGAGTGCCAGAAATAAACTTAAAGCATATGATGGTATTTGGAGTTTGGCAATACGAGATTTCAACCGAGCGGCCAAGCTGTTTGTAGACGTTGTACCCACATTTGAATCGTATGAACTTGCAGATTTCAGCACTATCATCAAATACACTGTATATTCGTCAATGATAGCTTTCCCTAGATATGAGTTGAAAAAAACGCTCATGCATCATGGTGTTATGGCTCAGGCTTTAAACTCAAATTCTAAGGAACTTAAAGATTACTTTGTCTCATTATATGAAGGTCAATACTCTAAATTCCTTGTTTATTTAGCACGCATTGAAAAGAACATGAAACAAGACCCATTGTTACACCctcactataaatattatgttcaagagATGAGGTTATTAGCGTATAAGCAAATATTACAAGCATATAGATCATTGAGTTTGGATTACATGGCTGAATCGTTTGGTGTGACTAAAGGATTTGTGGAAAAAGAAGTTGCTAGATTTGCAGCTGCTGGACGTTTAACTTGCAAGATCGATCATGTTGCTGGAGCTGTGGTGACCAGTAGTACTTCCAAGAATAGTTTACAACTGGGAGCGCCAGAATCTAGACTAGAACGCGGTATATTATATCAGACAACTGTGAAAAAAGGCGATATATTGTTGAACAGGTTAAAGAAGTTGGCTAGAGTTATGGATTTCTAA
- the LOC132948042 gene encoding EKC/KEOPS complex subunit bud32 produces MELYKQGAESKIFTTTFADRKAIVKERFSRQYRNELLDLNIRKERTKAEAKAILKCKQGGIATPVIYSLDLNNYKIIMEHINGQTVNDYLTNIKDKLDENGKLTKLLTNIGAIIGKMHSLGVFHGDLTTSNIIQKEDDTLVLIDFGLSHFNPSVEDKAVDLYVLERAFVSTHSYFSQLFPVILDGYKNAYELDVQAVLNQFQNVRSRGRKRLMIG; encoded by the coding sequence ATGGAATTATATAAACAAGGAGcagaatcaaaaatatttactacaacaTTCGCAGATCGAAAAGCCATTGTTAAAGAACGATTTTCAAGACAATATAGAAATGAATTGTTGGATTTAAATATACGAAAAGAACGTACTAAAGCTGAAGCGAAagctattttaaaatgtaaacaggGTGGAATTGCGACTCCTGTTATATATTCTTTggatttaaataactataaaataataatggaacATATAAATGGTCAAACAGTCAATGACTATCTAactaatattaaagataaactaGATGAAAATGGCAAGTTGACAAAATTACTCACAAATATTGGAGCTATCATAGGAAAAATGCATTCTCTTGGAGTATTTCATGGTGATCTAACAACTTCTAACATCATACAAAAAGAGGATGATACATTGGTGTTAATTGATTTTGGCCTCAGCCATTTTAATCCAAGTGTTGAAGACAAGGCTGTagatttatatgttttagaaAGAGCATTTGTCAGTACACATTCTTATTTTTCACAGTTATTTCCAGTAATTTTAGATGGTTATAAAAATGCTTACGAGTTAGATGTTCAAGCTGTTCTTaatcaatttcaaaatgttcGAAGTAGAGGTCGTAAACGACTAATGATTGGCTAG